In Oryza brachyantha chromosome 2, ObraRS2, whole genome shotgun sequence, a single window of DNA contains:
- the LOC102718328 gene encoding fasciclin-like arabinogalactan protein 14 yields MLKSDMARKDTTSAVVLLGIIALLASSAAAFNITRILGELSDFSTFNNLLMQKKLADEINRRQTITVLAVDNGAAGGISSLPSDVQRKVLSVHVVLDYYDTKKLNAMKNHSTRLTTLFQSSGQATNHMGFLNCTKHSDGTMVFGSAEPGAPVTSQLVKLIASRPYNISVLQVSSAIVPPSIGTTNANNSKADAPLPALTKAKTPISAPAPSASKGKKGASSPKQDVRAPGPSNNDASADTPSDTPGPLADGPTADGPSTNGPTADGPTEADAPADDKSDAADAPKGSAGNRAVAGVGLGIVALLVITFSF; encoded by the coding sequence ATGCTCAAATCAGACATGGCTCGGAAGGACACCACGTCGGCCGTCGTACTCCTCGGCATCATTGCGCTACTGGCGtcttcggcggcggccttcAACATCACCAGGATCCTTGGCGAGCTCTCCGACTTCTCCACATTCAACAACCTCCTCATGCAGAAGAAGCTAGCAGATGAGATCAATCGGCGCCAGACCATCACTGTGCTTGCTGTTGACAACGGTGCCGCAGGTGGCATATCTTCACTCCCCTCAGACGTCCAACGGAAGGTGCTCTCTGTGCACGTTGTCCTAGACTACTATGACACCAAAAAGCTCAATGCCATGAAGAACCATTCCACCAGGCTCACGACGCTCTTCCAGTCCTCCGGCCAGGCGACCAATCACATGGGTTTCCTCAACTGCACCAAGCACTCCGACGGCACCATGGTGTTCGGTTCTGCAGAGCCAGGCGCTCCGGTCACCTCCCAGCTGGTCAAGCTCATCGCCTCCCGCCCCTACAACATCTCTGTGCTGCAGGTCAGCTCTGCCATCGTGCCACCCAGCATCGGCACCACCAATGCCAACAACAGCAAGGCCGATGCGCCACTGCCAGCCCTGACCAAGGCGAAAACGCCTATATCAGCACCGGCCCCATCAGCGTCGAAGGGAAAGAAAGGGGCTTCCTCGCCGAAGCAAGATGTCCGAGCTCCAGGTCCGTCCAACAATGATGCGAGCGCTGACACACCTTCTGACACGCCTGGACCATTGGCGGACGGTCCCACCGCGGATGGCCCATCAACGAACGGTCCCACGGCGGATGGTCCCACTGAGGCAGATGCACCGGCAGATGATAAGAGCGATGCAGCGGATGCGCCTAAGGGTTCCGCTGGCAACAGGGCGGTGGCTGGTGTAGGCCTGGGCATCGTTGCACTTCTGGTTATCACTTTCTCATTTTGA